One Actinoplanes missouriensis 431 DNA segment encodes these proteins:
- a CDS encoding sulfurtransferase TusA family protein, producing the protein MITLDCLGQRCPLPVIKLAKAMPDVPIGEIVRVLADDPAAANDIPAWCRMKGQEFVAGHGHQFDVRRLC; encoded by the coding sequence GTGATCACGCTGGACTGCCTCGGTCAGCGCTGCCCGCTGCCGGTGATCAAGCTGGCCAAGGCGATGCCGGACGTGCCGATCGGCGAGATCGTCCGGGTGCTCGCGGACGATCCGGCCGCGGCCAACGACATCCCCGCCTGGTGCCGCATGAAGGGTCAGGAGTTCGTCGCCGGCCACGGCCATCAGTTCGACGTCAGAAGACTCTGCTAG
- a CDS encoding AAA family ATPase, with translation MVLAVFAGLPGVGKSTLAAQVATELPAAVLAVDTVDFTLQRYGVQEHRPGYAAYGVVAALAEEQLKIGHSVIIDAVNPVKSARELWVELADRMDVPLRVVEVICGDDAEHRRRVEARYAARDHEGIPDWVRVLERQAEYEPYLGPRLVVDTFLAKDPVPQVLSYLGNSR, from the coding sequence ATGGTTCTCGCGGTCTTCGCCGGCCTGCCCGGCGTCGGCAAGAGCACGCTCGCCGCGCAGGTGGCCACCGAGCTGCCCGCGGCGGTGCTCGCCGTCGACACTGTCGACTTCACGCTCCAGCGGTACGGGGTGCAGGAGCACCGGCCCGGCTACGCCGCCTACGGCGTGGTGGCCGCGCTCGCCGAGGAACAGCTCAAGATCGGCCACAGCGTGATCATCGACGCGGTGAACCCGGTCAAGTCGGCCCGTGAGCTCTGGGTGGAGCTGGCGGACCGGATGGACGTGCCGCTGCGCGTGGTCGAGGTGATCTGCGGCGATGACGCGGAGCACCGCCGCCGGGTCGAGGCGCGGTACGCGGCGCGCGACCACGAGGGCATCCCCGACTGGGTGCGGGTCCTGGAGCGCCAGGCGGAGTACGAGCCGTACCTCGGCCCCCGCCTGGTCGTCGACACGTTCCTGGCGAAGGACCCGGTCCCGCAAGTGTTGTCATATCTCGGGAACAGCCGCTGA